The proteins below come from a single Candidatus Palauibacter polyketidifaciens genomic window:
- a CDS encoding TM2 domain-containing protein, whose translation MTEQPNEPGRGGPEGPAPPYAVVPLVAAPPQPPAERAPETGERYSNGVGFALWCCMFVGAFGIHRFYLGMYFTGILWLLTFGLLGVGQFFDLFRMKRLVRTANIRDGYLPHPRLAAAAEPSTPARQLAPTDTKQQILLKAAQANGGLLTVTQGVLASGLSFDEVEEALREMVVKGHVDVDNAADSGVIVYRFPGLAGPFK comes from the coding sequence ATGACCGAACAGCCCAACGAACCCGGTCGCGGCGGCCCCGAGGGCCCGGCACCCCCGTACGCCGTGGTACCGCTCGTCGCGGCTCCCCCTCAGCCGCCGGCGGAACGGGCGCCCGAAACGGGAGAGCGGTACTCGAACGGGGTCGGCTTCGCCCTCTGGTGTTGCATGTTCGTCGGGGCGTTCGGGATTCACCGCTTCTACCTCGGGATGTATTTCACGGGGATCCTCTGGCTGCTGACGTTCGGTCTCCTCGGCGTCGGCCAGTTCTTCGACCTCTTCCGAATGAAACGGCTCGTGCGGACGGCGAACATCCGCGACGGGTATCTGCCGCATCCGCGCCTCGCCGCGGCGGCGGAGCCCTCCACGCCGGCGCGGCAGCTCGCTCCGACGGACACCAAGCAGCAGATCCTGCTGAAGGCGGCGCAGGCGAACGGCGGACTGCTGACGGTGACGCAGGGCGTCCTGGCCTCGGGCCTCAGCTTCGATGAGGTGGAGGAAGCGCTGCGGGAGATGGTCGTGAAGGGGCACGTGGATGTGGACAACGCGGCCGACAGCGGCGTAATCGTGTACCGCTTCCCGGGCTTGGCCGGCCCCTTCAAGTGA